The genome window AAGTTGCGCTGTGTACAAATTTTGGCGAGGGAGGGTATTGGTTTACCTGTAACGGGGTTTGCCCATGATACGGAAGATATTGATGGATTAATTGAGACTGTGGGCGGTGCGCCATTGGTAATTAAGTTATTGGAAGGTACTCAGGGCATTGGAGTAGTTTTGGCGGAAACTAATCAGGCTGCAAAGTCGGTAATTCAAGCATTTCGAGGTTTGAACGCCAATATTTTGGTGCAGGAGTTTATCAAGGAAGCGAAAGGCGCTGATATTCGTTGCTTTGTGGTTGGTAATAAGGTGGTGGCAGCTATGAAAAGACAGGGGCCAGAGGGAGATTTCCGTTCAAATTTACATAGGGGGGGTAAGGCAGAAAAAATTAAGCTGACTCCTGAGGAAAGAAGCACGGCGATTCGCTCGGCAAAGGCTATGGGTTTAAGGGTTGCAGGGGTGGATTTGTTGCGCTCTAATCATGGTCCTGTGGTGATGGAGGTTAATTCTTCCCCTGGTTTGGAGGGCATTGAGAAGGCGACGGAGGTTGATGTGGCAGATAAAATTATTGATTTTATTGAGAAAAATGTTGATATAAAAACGCGCGATCGCATTCAGGTGTAAATTCTTTAAGGGAATAGGCAATGGGCAATGGGCAATAGAGTATTATTATCAACTATCAATTATCTCCTGTTATTCTATTATTTGTACCGTTGAACATATATCAATAAAATGAAAGTAAAAGCTGCGATCGCCCTTAATGCCAAAGAACCGTTAGTTATTGACACCGTAGAGTTAGAAGGCCCCAAGGCGGGGGAAGTTTTGGTGGAAATCAAAGCCACAGGGGTATGCCATACTGATGCTTATACCCTCTCTGGCATGGATCCTGAAGGCTTATTCCCCACTATTCTCGGTCATGAGGGGGCGGGGGTTGTGGTAGAAGTGGGAGAGGGTGTCAAGAGCCTTAAACCGGGGGATCACGTCATTCCTTTATATGTGCCTGAATGTCGACAATGTGATTACTGTCTCAGTTTCAAAACGAACCTCTGTCAAGCCATTCGCATCACCCAAGGGCAAGGTTTGATGCCTGACGGTACCAGCCGATTTTCCCTAAATGGCAAAAAGTTACACCACTATATGGGTACTTCTACTTTTGCAAATTACACCGTAGTACCTGAAATTTCCCTCGCCAAAATTCGCCCTGATGCTCCCTTCGAGAAAGTGTGTTATATCGGTTGTGGGGTGACTACGGGAGTGGGGGCGGTGATTAATACCGCTAAGGTTGAACCTGGCTCTAATGTTGTGGTATTTGGTTTGGGGGGTATTGGTTTAAACGTCATCCAAGCCTGTCGTATGGTGGGGGCTAATATGATTGTGGGAGTTGATATAAATCCCGATAAAAGGGCGATCGCCGAAAAATTTGGCATGACACACTTTGTTAACCCCAAAGAAGTAGAGGGGGATTTAGTACCCTACCTCGTAGATTTAACCAAAGGAGGGGCGGACTATAGTTTTGAGTGCATTGGTAATACAAAAGTAATGCGTCAAGCTCTCGAATGTTGTCATAAAGGTTGGGGGGTATCTGTGGTGATAGGTGTAGCAGGGGCAGGGCAAGAAATCAGCACTCGCCCATTTCAACTGGTCACAGGGAGAGTGTGGAAAGGTTCGGCTTTTGGTGGTGCTAGAGGACGTACTGATGTACCCAAAATTGTTGATTGGTACATGGAAGGAAAAATTAACATCGATGATTTAATTACCCATGTGATGCCAGTGGAAGACATTAATAAAGCCTTTGATTTGATGCACCAAGGGGAATCTATCCGCAGTGTGGTTACTTTTTAGTTTTTATTGAAAGTGCAGGGGAAATCTCTGCACTCGAATTTATAACGAAAGCATTACTCCATTGAGAAAATTACCCTGAAAACTAGATTAAAATGAGTATATCAAGCTAAATTTAGTCATCCTAATCATAACAAATTTTCATCATGGCAAAAATTACCCTAGAAGTTCCAGACGAACTATCAGAACAATTATTACGAATAGGAGATCGACTTCCTGACCTTTTAGCACTAAGTTTACAACAGCCATTGCTTCCGACTAAGATTTATCACGATATTCTCGATTTCCTGACAAGTAAACCGACACCAGAACAAATTATCGCTTTCCGTCCTACCGCACAAATGCAGGAGCGTCTCAACACGCTATTGATAAAGAGTGAAACTGGTGAACTTACTGGCACAGAAAAACAAGAACTTGATGAATATGAACGCATTGAACACTTAATTATTATGCTCAAAGCAGGAAGTCTTCCTTATTTAGAACGTTGATTTATGAGTACCACTTATATTCCTACCCCATTACGTCGTTTGGTTGAACAAAGAGCTAAATATCAATGTGAATATTGTTTACTTCCTGCTAGTTTATCTTTTTTTTCCCATGAAATTGATCACATTATTGCAGAAAAACATGGAGGCAGAACAGAAGCCAATAATTTAGCTTATGCTTGTTGGCGTTGTAACCGATACAAAGGAACGGATTTAGGCTCATTTGACCCAAAAACAGG of Cyanobacterium sp. HL-69 contains these proteins:
- the rimK gene encoding ribosomal protein S6--L-glutamate ligase RimK, producing MKIAILSQDSNLYSTRRLREAAEKRGHQVRVVNFLRCYMNITSHNPSVVYGGKTLENFDAIIPRIGASKTFYGLSVVRQFEVMGVFSANESQAISRSRDKLRCVQILAREGIGLPVTGFAHDTEDIDGLIETVGGAPLVIKLLEGTQGIGVVLAETNQAAKSVIQAFRGLNANILVQEFIKEAKGADIRCFVVGNKVVAAMKRQGPEGDFRSNLHRGGKAEKIKLTPEERSTAIRSAKAMGLRVAGVDLLRSNHGPVVMEVNSSPGLEGIEKATEVDVADKIIDFIEKNVDIKTRDRIQV
- the frmA gene encoding S-(hydroxymethyl)glutathione dehydrogenase / alcohol dehydrogenase FrmA — encoded protein: MKVKAAIALNAKEPLVIDTVELEGPKAGEVLVEIKATGVCHTDAYTLSGMDPEGLFPTILGHEGAGVVVEVGEGVKSLKPGDHVIPLYVPECRQCDYCLSFKTNLCQAIRITQGQGLMPDGTSRFSLNGKKLHHYMGTSTFANYTVVPEISLAKIRPDAPFEKVCYIGCGVTTGVGAVINTAKVEPGSNVVVFGLGGIGLNVIQACRMVGANMIVGVDINPDKRAIAEKFGMTHFVNPKEVEGDLVPYLVDLTKGGADYSFECIGNTKVMRQALECCHKGWGVSVVIGVAGAGQEISTRPFQLVTGRVWKGSAFGGARGRTDVPKIVDWYMEGKINIDDLITHVMPVEDINKAFDLMHQGESIRSVVTF